The genomic window ATTTTGGCTTCAGCATGTGGAAAATATTCGGCGTTGAAACTCCAATTGTTAGATGCGGGGACATATGGAAAGAAAGACTAATAGAGCTCTCAAAGAGAAAAAAAGATCGTGAAAAATTCGTCAAATTACTAGCCACTGCCGAAATTGACTATTGGTTTGATTCTTCGAGAGAAATTCATGCATTTTACGTAAAGTTTCCTGAAAATACTGATTCCAAAGATCTTCAATTTTTCAAAGATTTCATCGATAAAATCCGCAAAAGTGCAAAGTTCCCAATGGTTGAGATGGATGGAAAACCACAGGAATACAGAATCGTACTGACGTCTAGCGAGGAAGAAGATGTGTACAAAGAAAAGAGAAATTCTATAGCAGAAGACTGTTGAAAGGAAAAAATCTGATTTTGAAAGTTTTGTTCACCAATCTCTTTTCTGTCGATTATTTAAATGAGCATTCAAGAAGTTATATTATCACAGGTACGACAATTCTTTACAAAGAAAATTCATTATCAATCGAAGCCAGCAACTGATGATCAAAATGAGCATACCATATATAAACTCGTATAGTTGCTCCCAACAGTTGTTCGACACTTGTCGTATTAGTTAAATACTGTTAATTCTATATTAGGTATGTTGCGAATTAGAAAAGCTTTCAGTCATAATCTTTGACGCTCTTGGAGATGTTGGAGGGAAACGAAATGAATCAAACGAAGTTTATCGAGAAGGTTATGGAGGAAAAGAGACGCTTTCCTCCACCGCCGGAATTTGCCCTTAATGCATATATTGGGAGCATTGAGCAATACCAGCAAATGTATGATGAATCGATTTCGGATCCAAACGGATTCTGGGAAAAATGGGCAAAGGAACTCGATTGGTTCAAAAGATGGGATGAAGTTTTAAGTTGGGATCCAGAAAATTTGAAAATAGAGTGGTTCAAAGGGGCGAAATTAAACGCTTCATATAATTGCCTTGACCGGCACACAAGAACGTGGCGGAAGAACAAAGCTGCGATTATATGGCAAGGCGAGCAAGAAAATGATGTAAAGGTGTATACCTATCATCAGCTTCTGACAGAAGTATGCAAGTTCGCAAATGTTTTGAAGAAAATGGGAGTCAGGAAGGGCGATAGAGTCGCAATATACCTGCCTATGATTCCTGAGTTACCTATTGCTATGCTTGCCTGTGCGAGAATAGGTGCCATACATAGCGTCATCTTCGGAGGATTTAGTTCAGAATCTCTTAAGGATCGCATCAGAGATAGTCATAGTAAAATTCTGATAACAGCAGATGGCTCGTTCAGAGGTGGAAAACTCATAGCACTTAAGAGCAATGGGGACGTGGCCATATCAAAGGAAGAATACGTTGAGAAAATGATTGTCGTGCGGCGGACTGGGATACCCGTGGAAATGAAGGAGGGACGAGATCTATGGTGGCATGAGTTGATGGAAGAATCTGAGTGTGAATGTCCTGCCGAGCCAATGGACGCAGAAGATCCGCTTTTCATTCTGTATACGAGTGGATCGACTGGGAAACCTAAAGGTGTTTTGCATACGACTGCAGGTTATCTTCTATACGTTCTTTTGACTTTCAAATGGATTTTCGATTATCACGAAGAAGACACGTATTGGTGTACTGCAGACATTGGATGGATAACTGGTCATAGTTACATTGTTTATGGTCCTCTAGCCGCAGGCGCGACCGTGGTTATGTTCGAGGGCATTCCAACATATCCATCTCCAGATAGATATTGGCGGATAATTGAAAAATTCAAAGTAACAATCTTTTACACAGCGCCAACCGCGATTCGCTCATTAATGCGCGAGGGAGATCATTGGCCTCGTTCAAGAGATTTATCAAGCTTGCGACTGTTGGGATCTGTCGGTGAAGCAATTAACCCAGAAGCTTGGATATGGTATTATAACGTGATCGGAGGTGGCCGATGTCCTATTGTAGATACTTGGTGGCAAACTGAAACGGGCGGAGTTTTGATTACACCGTTACCTGGTGCAATTACCCTCAAGCCAGGATGTGCAACAAAACCTTTCTTTGGTATTGAACCAGCCATATTAAGAGAAGACGGATCGGAGGCTGATACGAATGAGGGTGGCTATCTTGTTATAAAGAAACCCTGGCCTGGAATTATGCGTACCGTCTATGGCCAACACGAACGGTTCAGAGAGATCTACTGGTCAAAATTCCCAGGGTTCTATCTAACTGGAGATGGGGCAAGAAAGGATGAAGATGGGGATATTTGGATTATGGGACGGGTGGATGATGTCATAAAAGTATCAGGTCATAGAATAGGCGCAGCAGAGGTTGAAAGCGCGCTAGTAAGCCACAAGGATGTTGCAGAGGCTGCAGTTGTTCCGATCCCACACCCAATAAAGGGCGAAGCGATTTTCGCATTCGTTACATTGAAGACGGGTGTGAAAGAAAGTGAAGAGCTGAAACGAGAACTCGTGGGGCATGTGAGACAACAGGTAGGTCCAATAGCAGCGCCTGAAATAATCCAATTTGCGGGTGCCCTCCCAAAAACTCGTAGTGGAAAGATCATGAGACGCATTTTGAGAAAAATTGCATCGGGTTCGGTGGAAGACTTGGGTGATACGACAACGCTTGCTGATCCTTCGGTTGTTGAAAAGTTAATTGCATCCAGGAGGGAGCTGATAAAATGATTGCATTAATAAGATTATACCCAGGAAATAAGGAAGATGCCCAGGAAATTTGGAAGTACATTGAAGAACGCGTAGGGAATGCTCCGAGAAAGGGTATCAAATCTCTTTTCATATCTATGCAGTCTAAAGCAACATTCGTCTCGCTCTTTGTTCAAGCTGAAGACGTCGAGAGTGTAGGAGATTTGCTGGTAAATGAAATCGGGGGTTGCAAGCACATTGTAGACACAAGAACATTCCCTCTTCTTAAATTCGCTTTCTTGCCAACACCGAAGAAAAAGGTCGAGAAGGCGAAAAGATATAGCATTATGATCAAAACAAAACCATCGGAATATTATAGAGTTTACAAAGAAGTTCTGGATATTCGTCCAAGCCAAGACGCATTTATCGGATTTGTTGGCTTCCTACTTGGGGATTACGATGTTCTTGTTTCTCTTGTTTCGAATTCCCAGAAGAGAGCAGAAGAGTTCGCAAGGGACAGGTTATCGCAAATAAAAGGCGTAGAAGACATCAGGATCTTTCCCATCAAGAAATCGCAACTTTTGATCTCTCTCGATGAATGGAGAATGTTCCAACGGGCTCTCCTGTTCGTGCCTTCATGGATCACAGATGAAATCAAAGATGAATTCGCTTTTGGATCCTACATGACGGATGAGGATATTCACCTTAGTGGTGCAATGAAAGATGAAGCTTGATCAAGTATGGGACATTTAATGAGATCTTCGATGGAGCGTGCTGAGCTGTTATCTACTCGGCAAGAGCATCACAATGCAACCAAATTCCTTAATTAATCTTTCAGCCGGCAGTAGATATCTGTTTTGCTCTTATTAGAGGATACTTCATCGAAATTAGTGATAAAAAAATCAGAGATGGATAAAAAAATTATGGGTGAGAGCTCTAATCCTCTTCTTCGTTCTCTTCATCCCCCTCGCCTTCTTCATAGTCCTCTTCTTCGATTTCCTCATAGCCTAGAAACTCTTCCAGTGCGTCCCTTGCTTCAGCGAGAATACTGAGTGCTCTCTTGCTTCGTCCCTCCTCAATAAGATCCATAGCCTTCTCGATGTTCTCCAGGATCTCATCAAGATCATCACTCATCTCATCAAAATAATCGCCAAGACTTCTCACCGCTATCACCCATCAGCGATTTCAATATTGTAGCAATAGGTATAAATGGTCTTCCTCAAGTGAATTCTGACTTGGATGCATTTGTACGTCAGCGAGCTCTCGATTGGACACGAGGCTCGATGAGCGTCCAGAGCCAATCAGCAAATTCCCTCGGGTTCTTTGTCTGTATCAAGACTTCGCCAGGGCCCCTGATCCGCGTGACCAAGCCCTCACCGCTCAGAACAGTCTCCTTGATGCCGCCAAATTTTTCAACTCTGTAAGAGCATGAATCACTGAATGCAACGATATGGAAATTATCAACAACTAGTTCCTCTTCAGGTCTTAAAACATGCCTGTCGATTGCTCCAAACGTATTAATGAAGAGCTCCCCTGTACCTGTTGCCCTTATCATGAACAATCCTTGACCAAAGAGCCCTTTTGTAAACCCTTCCCATTTGATATCGAGATCGACCGTGGGTGAAGACGCTACGTATGATTCTTTTCGAATGATCCAGCCACTCATACCCTCAAGTCTGATATGTTCTATATCCCCTATAGGTGCAGAAACGAAAGCAACCTCACCAGGACCACCTCTTGCAATAAAATCAGTAACCCAGAACGACTGACCACCTAAGACTTTCAATGCCAGTGATCCTAGGACACCTGATCTAGCTCTTGTTCTCACTTCAATATTGGGTGTCATGTAAGTCATTGCGCCAGATTCACCAACAACGGATTCTCCATCCCTTAATCTCAAAACAACCATAGAATATGAAGGCTTATATTTGATTTCATAATCCATGGTATATCAAGAAGAATAACGGATATAAATAACTCTGGGCAGATTGAGCTGGCTCCAACTACCATAGTAATGTGACAGTTGTCAAGATATTTTCTATGATTCAAACTTGAAAATTCCATGAGTACATCATATCCATTTGACTGCTCAAAAAGCCCTGACATTGAATTGGGCAATCAAATTGGATAACTATACAATTAGATGGGTCCGTCCAGATTTGAACTGGAGTCACCAGCACCCCAAGCTGGGAGGATTCCAAGCTACCCCACGGACCCATCGATAAGATGAAGAATTAACCGAGCGGAATAATCTCATCGATCAATTCTGCGTGAGAAATGATCATTCGCCGGCAGCAGTAACGCTTCACACCGAGATCATCGAGGACCTGTTTTGGGTCTTCGCCAAGCTGTACTCTGCGGATGAATGTCTGATATATACTTCCTATGACCTTTCCACAGGTAAAACATCTTACCGGTATTATCATGTCTGCATCACCTGTAAGATTTTTGTCTCTTCTTCCTCGCACCGCGTCCGAGCGGTTTCTTCGGCAACTTTCTTCGCGGGTCGCTGATCAATAACGAGCGGTCATATTGTTTGAACATCTTTGCTAGATCTTCATCTCCAAAAAACTGAACAAGAGCCTTCGCTATAGCCGTTCGAGACGCTTCCGCCTGCCCCATCACACCTCCACCTTGAACATTTACCTCGATGTCAACTGTTGATGCTTTCTCTCCCACAAGGATTAGGGGTTCCATGATTTTCAGTCTTGCCATTTCGGGTGAATAAATATTGAGCGGTATGCTATTGATTCTGACAATCCCAGAACCCTTTCTGATCACAGCTCTAGCGATCGCAGTTTTTCTCTTACCAGTAGTATTTATAATGTCAACCATCGGGTCACCTCACATTAGAACCAAGATAGCCTGAAACTTCTGATAAAGTTACAAACTTACCAGTGATCTGCTTGACAGCTTCGTCGATTTTCTCCATCGGAACTGATGCGAATTCCTCTGGAATGCCCACGTATACCTTAAGCCGACGATATGCCTCTTTACCACTAGGCTTATTGTAAGGAATCATGCCACGAACAACCCTCTTCAAGATCAAATCTGATCTTCTTGGGTAGTATGGACCGCGAAGATTCTTGCCTCTTTCTCTCTTCTGCTTATATTGTGCAAAAACCATTTCTTTTTTCCCCACAATCACAGCTTTTTCAGCATTAACGACGACAATTTCTTCACCATTCAGTAGTCTCTCTGCTATGTTGCTACAAAGTCTTCCAAGCACATGTCCCTCAGCGTTGATGACTGCCATTTTCTCACCCCATTATGACAACATCGCTACCATCAGGATGTTCGCTGATCAGTTGCTCTATAGTCATGCTCTTTCCACCTGCTTCGCGAATCTTCTTTTCTGCTGATGAAGAGAATCTATAAGCAGCCACTGTCACTTTCTTGGTTATGTTGCCAGCACCGAGTACCTTGCCCGGAACAACGACTACAGATCCTTCCTCGGAGTACCGTTCGAGCTTGCTGAGATTGACTTCTGCCCAGTTTCTTCTTGGCTTCTCAAGCCTCTCGGCAATGTCTCGCCAGATTTCCACATCCCTCTCCCTTGAGTGCTTTTTCAGCGATTCTATGAGG from Methanomassiliicoccales archaeon includes these protein-coding regions:
- the acs gene encoding acetate--CoA ligase gives rise to the protein MNQTKFIEKVMEEKRRFPPPPEFALNAYIGSIEQYQQMYDESISDPNGFWEKWAKELDWFKRWDEVLSWDPENLKIEWFKGAKLNASYNCLDRHTRTWRKNKAAIIWQGEQENDVKVYTYHQLLTEVCKFANVLKKMGVRKGDRVAIYLPMIPELPIAMLACARIGAIHSVIFGGFSSESLKDRIRDSHSKILITADGSFRGGKLIALKSNGDVAISKEEYVEKMIVVRRTGIPVEMKEGRDLWWHELMEESECECPAEPMDAEDPLFILYTSGSTGKPKGVLHTTAGYLLYVLLTFKWIFDYHEEDTYWCTADIGWITGHSYIVYGPLAAGATVVMFEGIPTYPSPDRYWRIIEKFKVTIFYTAPTAIRSLMREGDHWPRSRDLSSLRLLGSVGEAINPEAWIWYYNVIGGGRCPIVDTWWQTETGGVLITPLPGAITLKPGCATKPFFGIEPAILREDGSEADTNEGGYLVIKKPWPGIMRTVYGQHERFREIYWSKFPGFYLTGDGARKDEDGDIWIMGRVDDVIKVSGHRIGAAEVESALVSHKDVAEAAVVPIPHPIKGEAIFAFVTLKTGVKESEELKRELVGHVRQQVGPIAAPEIIQFAGALPKTRSGKIMRRILRKIASGSVEDLGDTTTLADPSVVEKLIASRRELIK
- a CDS encoding TIGR00266 family protein; this encodes MDYEIKYKPSYSMVVLRLRDGESVVGESGAMTYMTPNIEVRTRARSGVLGSLALKVLGGQSFWVTDFIARGGPGEVAFVSAPIGDIEHIRLEGMSGWIIRKESYVASSPTVDLDIKWEGFTKGLFGQGLFMIRATGTGELFINTFGAIDRHVLRPEEELVVDNFHIVAFSDSCSYRVEKFGGIKETVLSGEGLVTRIRGPGEVLIQTKNPREFADWLWTLIEPRVQSRAR
- a CDS encoding DNA-directed RNA polymerase subunit N; the encoded protein is MIIPVRCFTCGKVIGSIYQTFIRRVQLGEDPKQVLDDLGVKRYCCRRMIISHAELIDEIIPLG
- a CDS encoding 30S ribosomal protein S9; its protein translation is MVDIINTTGKRKTAIARAVIRKGSGIVRINSIPLNIYSPEMARLKIMEPLILVGEKASTVDIEVNVQGGGVMGQAEASRTAIAKALVQFFGDEDLAKMFKQYDRSLLISDPRRKLPKKPLGRGARKKRQKSYR
- a CDS encoding 50S ribosomal protein L13, whose amino-acid sequence is MAVINAEGHVLGRLCSNIAERLLNGEEIVVVNAEKAVIVGKKEMVFAQYKQKRERGKNLRGPYYPRRSDLILKRVVRGMIPYNKPSGKEAYRRLKVYVGIPEEFASVPMEKIDEAVKQITGKFVTLSEVSGYLGSNVR
- a CDS encoding 50S ribosomal protein L18e produces the protein MMKKIKKTDPNLVLLIESLKKHSRERDVEIWRDIAERLEKPRRNWAEVNLSKLERYSEEGSVVVVPGKVLGAGNITKKVTVAAYRFSSSAEKKIREAGGKSMTIEQLISEHPDGSDVVIMG